A genome region from Chthonomonas sp. includes the following:
- the nusA gene encoding transcription termination/antitermination protein NusA, producing MKQVATERDIPLDELVYELEQALAVSYRKSVGGSGEVSAKLDGKKGWTMTIEKEVVGEVLDPSYQMGIEEARKRRADIEIGDTFPVEVDPNRFGRIAASTFKQVLQQKLREAEVRKIHATFSDLIGDLASGLVARREESSVMIQVDKLEAELPKWEQVPTEPYRANDRLKVYVVKVEDGRRGLKVIVSRTHPNLLRKLFELEVPEIEQGIVIIRSIAREPGQRSKIAVATTDERIDAVGACVGPRGARVQAIVDELYDEKIDIVPFSEDPTTFITNALSPAKVNSIKINEEERSALVVVPDGQLSLAIGKGGQNVRLAARLTEWKIDIRSETNANEAK from the coding sequence TTGAAACAAGTGGCCACCGAGCGCGACATCCCCTTGGACGAACTCGTGTACGAGCTGGAGCAAGCCCTCGCCGTTTCTTATCGCAAGTCGGTCGGCGGAAGCGGGGAAGTCTCGGCCAAACTCGACGGCAAGAAGGGCTGGACCATGACGATCGAAAAGGAAGTCGTGGGCGAAGTCCTCGATCCGAGCTACCAAATGGGCATTGAGGAAGCGCGCAAGCGCCGCGCTGATATCGAAATTGGCGATACATTCCCGGTGGAAGTGGATCCCAATCGCTTTGGTCGCATCGCCGCCAGCACGTTTAAGCAAGTTCTCCAGCAAAAGCTTCGCGAAGCCGAAGTCCGCAAGATTCACGCGACGTTTAGCGACCTGATTGGCGACCTCGCCAGCGGGCTCGTGGCACGCCGCGAAGAAAGCAGCGTGATGATTCAGGTGGACAAGCTCGAAGCCGAGCTTCCCAAGTGGGAGCAAGTGCCGACCGAGCCTTACCGCGCCAACGATCGCCTGAAGGTGTACGTGGTCAAGGTCGAAGACGGCCGCCGCGGCCTCAAGGTCATCGTCAGCCGCACTCACCCGAACCTGCTCCGCAAACTGTTTGAACTCGAAGTTCCGGAAATCGAGCAAGGCATCGTCATCATCCGTTCGATCGCTCGCGAACCGGGTCAGCGAAGCAAAATCGCGGTGGCCACGACCGATGAGCGCATCGACGCCGTTGGTGCATGCGTCGGCCCGCGCGGGGCCCGCGTGCAAGCGATTGTTGACGAGCTCTACGACGAAAAGATTGACATCGTGCCCTTTAGCGAAGACCCGACGACGTTCATCACGAACGCGCTGAGTCCGGCGAAGGTTAACTCAATCAAGATCAACGAGGAAGAGCGCAGCGCGCTCGTCGTGGTGCCGGATGGCCAACTCTCGCTCGCCATCGGCAAGGGCGGTCAGAACGTCCGATTGGCCGCGCGCCTCACCGAATGGAAGATTGACATTCGCAGCGAGACCAACGCGAACGAAGCGAAGTAA